One genomic segment of Arachis duranensis cultivar V14167 chromosome 4, aradu.V14167.gnm2.J7QH, whole genome shotgun sequence includes these proteins:
- the LOC107483484 gene encoding uncharacterized protein LOC107483484 isoform X2: MEEISKHTIHEQDIVEMILSIGKKFERIVLRGAYEDILALFKKLKKKEQSPQHYYQEQYDQYQPSAPPIPPDSAELFDYYCSFEVHDCYEQVDFEGKGLVDNVYVPLLEKVCNIHPSLLECQRKRTYKYSGWAFNALGRVSHFLETTKLEEMNVDACECLQMLWDEVQVFGFELSWLAPQVEFALNMEKFMREVEKLEEEKKTIFMRIQELRMKFKEELYFLYI; encoded by the exons ATGGAGGAGATTTCCAAGCACACCATACATGAACAAGATATTGTAGAG ATGATATTATCAATAggaaagaaatttgaaagaATTGTTCTTAGAGGTGCCTATGAGGACATATTAGCATTgttcaagaaattgaagaaaaaagaacaaagtCCTCAACATTATTATCAAGAGCAATATGATCAATATCAACCTTCAGCTCCTCCAATTCCACCAGATTCCGCAgaattatttgattattattgttcttttgAAGTACATGATTGTTATGAACAAGTTGATTTTGAAGGGAAGGGACTAGTGGACAATGTTTATGTTCCTTTGTTAGAAAAAGTTTGCAATATTCATCCTTCATTGTTGGAGTGTCAAAGGAAAAGGACTTATAAGTATTCAGGTTGGGCTTTTAATGCACTTGGAAGGGTATCGCACTTTTTAGAGACAACAAAATTGGAAGAAATGAATGTGGATGCATGTGAGTGCCTTCAAATGTTGTGGGATGAAGTTCAAGTCTTTGGGTTTGAGTTGTCATGGCTTGCACCCCAAGTAGAGTTTGCTTTGAATATGGAGAAATTCATGAGGGAAGTGGAGAAGCTTGAGGAGGAAAAGAAGACCATATTCATGAGGATTCAAGAGTTAAGGATGAAATTTAAAGaggaattatattttttgtatatctAA
- the LOC107483484 gene encoding uncharacterized protein LOC107483484 isoform X1, giving the protein MEEISKHTIHEQDIVEKMILSIGKKFERIVLRGAYEDILALFKKLKKKEQSPQHYYQEQYDQYQPSAPPIPPDSAELFDYYCSFEVHDCYEQVDFEGKGLVDNVYVPLLEKVCNIHPSLLECQRKRTYKYSGWAFNALGRVSHFLETTKLEEMNVDACECLQMLWDEVQVFGFELSWLAPQVEFALNMEKFMREVEKLEEEKKTIFMRIQELRMKFKEELYFLYI; this is encoded by the exons ATGGAGGAGATTTCCAAGCACACCATACATGAACAAGATATTGTAGAG AAGATGATATTATCAATAggaaagaaatttgaaagaATTGTTCTTAGAGGTGCCTATGAGGACATATTAGCATTgttcaagaaattgaagaaaaaagaacaaagtCCTCAACATTATTATCAAGAGCAATATGATCAATATCAACCTTCAGCTCCTCCAATTCCACCAGATTCCGCAgaattatttgattattattgttcttttgAAGTACATGATTGTTATGAACAAGTTGATTTTGAAGGGAAGGGACTAGTGGACAATGTTTATGTTCCTTTGTTAGAAAAAGTTTGCAATATTCATCCTTCATTGTTGGAGTGTCAAAGGAAAAGGACTTATAAGTATTCAGGTTGGGCTTTTAATGCACTTGGAAGGGTATCGCACTTTTTAGAGACAACAAAATTGGAAGAAATGAATGTGGATGCATGTGAGTGCCTTCAAATGTTGTGGGATGAAGTTCAAGTCTTTGGGTTTGAGTTGTCATGGCTTGCACCCCAAGTAGAGTTTGCTTTGAATATGGAGAAATTCATGAGGGAAGTGGAGAAGCTTGAGGAGGAAAAGAAGACCATATTCATGAGGATTCAAGAGTTAAGGATGAAATTTAAAGaggaattatattttttgtatatctAA